The genomic DNA CAGAAGAAAATATCCAAAGTTGAcctctgccctacacacacacacacacacacacacacacacacacacacacacacacacacacacactcatacatgacACAtggatatatacatgtatgcgGAGTATACACAAGCAGGCAGGGGAATACATGTGCAGATAGACTAAATGAGTTCATAGATAACTAACTGAGAAATCACCTACAATATTTGGAGACTGAGTGCTAGTCTCTAGTTTTTAATCGAGTTGCAGAGGCAGCTATGTGCCAACTATATCCTGAAAGCTTCTCACGGAGGGCGAGAAGAACTGGAGGGCAGTGACAGGCACCTAGAGTAATAGAATAGAAGAGCTTGTGGAAAGAGGCTGAAAAACACTGCATAGAAAAGTCTGCAAGAACTCATCATTGTACAGTTGTGGAGGAATAAGTCACAACCCAAACAGTTCAAGCGGACTCTCACTTTCAGCTTATTCAAGGAGACAATGCTCACATTTACCCTTTTACTAGCTACCAATGAATCCCCAAACCAAAAATGAAGCTTCATTGATTTCACTGTCTatggtcttaaaaaaaatactcccttcttccttctgtaGTTCtccttttaattctgtttttttttttttctgactcagCAAACAAGATCCTAATATGAgtcaataattttattataaaagttgttGGTCTCACAAAGCACAAGTAAGTACATATCCTCAAGTGTTTCCTGGACCAGGCAAGTGCAATTGGAAAATGGACCAGTGTGTGATGGATTTTCTTTGGGTATAGCTTGTTTTGCTTCTAAATCTTGTGCAGTTTGTGAAGATATCCAATTACCTTAAAGGTTTGATGCCGTATAAATTTTTGGACCAAGAAAATGAATTATAAtgacttaataaaaataattatcattaCATAACAACaccaattatttttttattgttcttttttatatatttttatttttcctcttttttaaatttaagttagaaacaagattgttttacatgtcaatccctgttctctctccctcccttcctcccctgcccccaccggctccctatctcatccccttctAGCTCCCCAGGatgggtgagaccttccatggaggatcttcaaagtctggcatatcacttgaagcagggcctaggccctcccctgtgtgtctaagctgagagagtatccctctatgtggaatgggctcctgaagttcgtttgtgtactagggatgaatactgatccactaccagaggccccatagattacataggcctcctaactgacacccatgggCAGGTGGTCTGGATCAGCTgcttttccagctatcagtctggggtccatgagttcctcttgttcaagtcagcagtttctgtgggtctttccagcctggtcttgacccctttgctcatcactcctctgcaactggattccaggagtttagttcagtgtttagctgtgggtgtttgcttctgcttctgtcagctactagatgaaggctttagaatggcatataaggtagtcattaatctcattatcggggaagggcatttaaggtagcctctccactattgcttagattgttagttggtgtcatccttgcagatctctggacatttccctagtgccagaattctctttgaacctataatggctccctctattatggtatttcttttcttgctctcctctattcttgccttGACTCAATttgcttcctgctctctcatgtcctcctctcctctcctcttctccccttcctgttGTCCTGGctacctctctcctccccccatgctcccaatttgctcaggagatcttgtccctttccccttctccagggaccatgtatgcctctctttgggttctccttgtttcctagcttctctggcagtgtgggttgtaggctggtaatcctttgctctatgtctaaaatccacatatgagtgagtacataccatgtttgtctttttgtgactggataacctcactcaggatagtttcttttagttccatccatttgcctgtgaatttcaatattccattgattttttctgctgagtagtactccattgtgtaaatgtaccatattttctttatccattcttcagttgaggggcagctaggctgcttccaggttctggatattacaaataatgctgctatgaacatagttgaacagatgtccttgtatgaatgttcatcatttgggtatatgcctaaaagtggaattgctggatcttgtggtacactgattcccattttcctgaggaactgccatgctgatttccaaagtagctgtacaagtttgcattcccaccagcagtggaggagtgatcctctttctccacatcttctctaaCATAAActttcttggtgttttttattttagccattctgataggagtaagatggtatctcagaattattttgatttgcatttccctgatggctaaggatgttaacagaacactttcttatgtgtcttcagctattttagactcctctattgagaattctctatttagttctgtaccccacttttaaattggattatttggtgttttggagactagcttcttgagttcattgtgtattttggaaatcagccctctgtcagatgtgcggttgttgaatatcttttcccattctgtgggctgctgttttgtcttgttgactgggttgtttgctttacagaagcgtctcagatTCAGGAGGTTCCCTTTTtcaattgctgatctcagtgtctgtgctactggtgtaatgtacaggaagcggtctcctgtaacaattcgttcaagggtacctcccactttctcttataagaggttcattatcttatcatctgcaattagtgaaagtttgactacttcttttccaatttgtattccttcgatctccttttgttgtcttaatgctctagctagaacttcacgtacaatattgaagagatatggagtgaTATAACAACATTACATGGTTACATAATCAATTCAATTGGAAATTAGTCATGTCTGATGAAACCTTGTGTCAAGAATGCAATTCATCTATATTTTATTCTTGTATCAGTAGAAGGAGGATGTGTTCTTATCATTAGGAATAGAAAAAAGACAATGTGAATGTTTTTGTATTTAGGTAACAACTGGAGGTGATATTACAGGAAACTAGGAAACTACTGAGGCTAGTGGTCCAAGAATCACACCAACTGGGAATGAGTTTCTTTGCACAGAACCCTTCTCAGGGCACCCTTGACCTCAGcattcctcaggctgtagatcaAGGGGTTCAGCATTGGGTTGAAAAAACTGTAAATCAGGAAAAGGATCTTCTGCTGCTCCTCGGGGTGCTGAGACTTGGGGGCCATGTACATGACAATGGCGCTGCCAAAGAAGAGCCCAACCACACAGAGGTGGGAAGAGCAAGTGGAGAAGGCCTTTCTTCGGCCCTCTGCTGACTGCATCCTCAGAACAGACACTAGGATGCGTGTGTAGGAGACCAGTACAAAACACAGGGGGCCCACTAAGATGAACACAGAAGCTGCAAAGATGACAACTTTGTTGAGTGTTGTGTCAGCACAGGCCAGCTTGAGGACAGACAGGATTTCACAGAAGAAGTGATTGATTTCATGGGGCCCACAGAAGGGCAGCCTCAGGATGAGGCTCATATGAACCATACCAAGGAGTGAGCCACAAGCCCAGGATGTGATAACCAGACCAGCacagtctctccagcccatgatggAAGAATATCGGAGCGGGTGACAGATGGCCACAAGCCGATCATAGGACATCACCAAGAGGAGGAGACATTCTGTGTGTGCAAAAGCCAAAAAGAGAAAGGTCTGTGTCATGCAGCCAGCAAAGGAGATGGGTTTGGCTGGATCTAGAAGGTTCACCAGCATCTGGGGCACGGTGTTGCAGGCATAGGCAATGTCAACGATGGCAAGGTGGGacaggaagaagtacatgggagtgTGGAGTCTGGAGTTTTGACAGATTATCCCAAGGATGGCCCCATTCCCCAGCAGGGTGAAGGCATAGAAGAGTGAGAAAGATGCAAAAAGAATTCGGTGAATCTTTGGGCCAAGGCAGAATCCAAGCAGGACAAACTCTGTGACCATTGTGTGGTTTTCCTCCATTTCAGTATGAAAGAGAAATGCAGGGAACTGAAACACAACAGTTTCAAATGgaggtgtcattttttttttgtcattgtagCATGTGTCTGTCATCCACAGATGTGTTGGACACAACTGGTGTTTACTTGTCTCAGGCATGGAATACTATTAATCACCTCCCATAGGAACTTAATTaactaaaagtaaataagtaaatgcttATGAAAACTAGATTGTCTATAAGCAGAATAACTAGTCTGACATTGAagtttcagaagaaaaatgtgtCAGCAATGCTTATTTACTTAGAACCATTGACTTCCGAGGCAGTTAAAAACTAGCAAatccacacatacaaaataaacaggAAGCATTGGTCATTTCAGGCTGTAGGGGAATTGCTGAATCTCAAAGTGAGCTCTCAAAATGAGAACAGcactaggaaagaaaagaattcgAGTTGCTTTGGTAGAAGTTATGATTGCTGCTAGAAATATTTATATCTTAACTAACTAGAGACTACTTTCATAGCTCTATCCAAAGGAAATTGTGAAACAGCAGCTTTCTTATTAATATTGTTTTTGATGGACAAAAATAATTATGGGTATTTACTTATTGAATTCAATTTAATGTTTAGATACTTTAATACAATGTGGAGTGTTATGAGGTAGTGAGAAGGAAATGATTTGTATGAACACTATCAAATAATGATTTATGATAGTATATATCTTCGTctagatatataaataaaatgtatataactATATCTTACAAAATATGTATTATTGTcttgaaaaatggaaacaaactaaTATTTGTTAACTTGACGGCTGGTTCACCAAGCAATTTCCATAATCATTAATTTGCCACAAGAATCTTTCAATGGGAACCCATAGACAATAGGGCATTTTGTGTTTCATCAGCTGTATTTACAAGCCCAACAATGTGTGATGCTCCAGAATTTTGAAGTTGGGCATGACAGGTGTCTACAAGCAAACActcatagaaaaaaatttcctaTGCACTATCTGATCAGATCATcccttctgtgtttctttttcataaaagagcctaaaatgaaaataagacagGACGGTTTTTATTGTTAATTCAATCCTTTGTATTCATAGTACATACCATATCTGAAATTTATAACACAACAATTTTCTATTCAAACTGAAAAACAGTAGCTGACCTCATCTATAAGAATGTTCATATTCTTcagctggcatggtggtgcatacttttaatcccagcacttgggaggcagaagcaggcaaactctgagttcaaggccaccctggtctacagagttccacaaaataaaagtatgtagtagaaaatatttataaattgaaAATTCACCTTATCTGTTATTGGCCAGATATCTCCATTGTCAAATTAGTGATAAAATAGTCTATTCATTGTTTGTATGCTAAATTGAGGAACATGGCTTTTTTGATCATAATTTCCCCAAGAAGTCTTGTTGACATTCAATATAGTTTGGAGTGCTAACATTTATGAGAGCTGTTATAAGCTCAAAATAATTTAAGGTTTAGCTACCTTTCCACAAACAGTGTGAGGAATAACACCACCGAGTTCATTCCATCTCCTAGTTTCACTGTCATCATGACACAGGGTGATGTTAAGGGATGTTCATGAAGAAGTTAACATGAGAGGCAGGATTGtattctgagagagagagagagagagagagagagagagagagagagagagagagagagaattgcaaACTACACTCACAGCTGATGAGACTAACAGTGCAGAGGTGGAAACAAGACAACTCAAGGAAAGTCGGGACTGGAGAATTTTGGGACTTCTCAAAGGCCATTCTTGTTAGATACAGTCTCCCAGCAGAAGGTTAGAAGGATTTGGTGAAATCTGTGAGCCCAAATGTGGTTGGTTTCATGACATATGTATGTGgagaaagagtaaaaataataataataataataataaaaagttgtTGGGATGGATGTGGAGAAGGTACATCAGGTTTGAAGGCAGCATTCAGTAGCAAATGCAAATGGCCTTCCAGGAGGGGCCAGAGGAACCAGGTAACTTAAGGATGATAGCTGCTTGGTTAGCTACAGGCTGGAGCAATGGGTTTGGTGACTTACTATCAGCAACCTTACCAGTAACGATCTCTGATCTTCAGGTCTTCCTGCCGCAGTTCTGTGTTCTTCAACCACCCGGTAATAACTTCTTTTTGTGAACAGATATCTCTACAGGAAAGCAAAATATTATTAGAACAATCCTGcgctttaaattttaaataagctgtatttatatattataacttGTAGCATGATGCTGACCCCAAAGAACACTTCTAAAGCTGGGTCTACAGTGTTATTGATCCCATCCTGACCAATGAAATCCCCTTTAAGCAAGCTTTGGTGGTAAGTATGCTTTCCTTTTAAGtaagagatttgttttctttcaaacaaatGGCCAGATTTAACTGATATGAAAATAACCTAAataatatctttatttctttattttgttttgttttttgttggcttttcgagacaggtttctctgtattgctttggaggctgtcctggaactcgatctatagaccagactggccttgaactcacagagatctgcctgcccctaactcccaagtgctgggattaaaggcatcaagGCATGATAGATCATGTCCGTGtagaaagaaatgtttttgtGGTTGCCAAAGTGtctaatttttgtttaataaagtccctttcatttcatttatttatttagtgtgcataTGGGGGGACATGTGTGCACCACTGCTTACATGTGGAAGATGAACAACTTGCAGGTGTTTGACCTGTCTCTCCACCTTGTGGGTCACAGATATAAAACTCAGATGGCCAGGTGGTGCCAGGCACCTTTGCCAGCTGAGCTATCTATCTCACTGATCCTCAACTGTTGTTAAACACACAAAATTCTGGACTACAACTTCGGACGCTAAAAGAAAGACTAATTGAAAAGGTCAGATGTGTGAGCATCTTTTCAGCCCAGAAGCTCTCTCGAGTCCACCTTGAGAAAGCAGTTGAGTGGTGCTGTTTGTTTTGTAACCCTGACAATTCATACATATTTGTTGGGTATAAAGTTaataaggaaagagaaacaactACTGTGTTctgagactggtttcatttaaaatgaaGTCTACTATAATTGTGTTGAACTCAGACCCATCTTCTAGCTGGAAGTGAGTCCTAGAATTTTGAAATACTTCATTCCTGTGAGCAGTATTAAAGTGTgactttaaaaatcttaaaagaacagTAGAAGGGTTCACAGAGTGTTCGGCACTTGAATCTAGAACACacttctcttttattattattttttcttttgatagctGTGTAATAACAAATGGAAACCACACAGACTCAATTTCTTTCGCTCTGCAGGGACTCCACGTTGTGGGACTGTTAGCTGTCAGCACGGGTTGAGGAGCTCAGGGGCCCTTGCTCCTCACTGCTGGGCTATTTGCTGATGATAGATTTAGGGACGGGGAAGTCATTGCCTTGAGCTGTGCACGTGCTGATGAGCTCACCAGGCTCCCATGGTTAATCACAATGCAGTGCTTACAGAATTGTGCTGGCTGAACTAAACTGgccacaaaacaaactcagagcCAGGAATCTGGGATAAGGACTGAGAGAGAATAGGAAGGAATTCAACAGAGGTGGAGGGGGGTaggagagggtgggaggagagaataaTTGATGGGAATGCATTAGATACATGGATAATGTTGTCAAAACAAGCTTAATTAATAACACAATTAAATCTCTAAGTTTTAATGAACCGCCAGTCTCCTTCCTACAGTATTAAGCGTTGGGTGAAGCAGAATTTGTAAAACAGTCTCACATTGTTAGTCAATTGTCCAGCTCAAATGaggatttcttatttgtaaataaGAAGGAAGCGCataaaatattacatttcttACTTGAATACTTATTATAAACATAGACTTTGCCAAGTTATCTTAAGGAGTGAGaattgatgcaaaaaaaaaaaaaaaggtttttctgGGGGTAGAGACTATCCTGGATGAACAAGAGCTAGAAAATCACTCTCACGAAATTACGGTCCATTCAGTAACTCATTGAGGGCTGGTAATAATTGACCATCTGTTGGGTGCTCCTATGTTACCTTGGAAACAAgtatcttttccatttctttccaccTCTAGCCAAAGACTCATTTTCAGTGTCACAGAAAATCTACTTATTTACAGAGTACCTTCTAAGTGTCTGAGTATGTCTATCAAGTTGTGTTCAATGGAGGGCTAGTATAAAATGCACTACTTAGCAACCATTTAGCTTTCTACTCTACCGCAGTAAATACATCATAAACACAGCATGTGTTTTGACAGTGCTGACAAGAATTAGATGCAACActtaaaaacaaccaaatataTTAACTTCACTGGAGTAGAGTATCGTTCCATAAGCCATTCTACTATAGTCTCCATTAGGTAGGAAGATTATTCCACATATCTCATTTAAACCCATAAAGTGGAAATTCCTAACTATTCATACAGAATGCGAATGATGAGTATCATATGAacacacattgtacacacacacacacacacacacacacacacacacacacacacaccctcatacaatgaatttgtttttcttctggatACAGACGGAATGGCAGTGAGCATGGCAGATGACTAAAGGCTAGATGTTACAACTTGTCTGGCAGGAATTAAAGGTGGAGTAAATTCAGGTTACCTCGATAGCTTCCACATGAGGACCTTAGGGTCTCAGAAGAGGAAGCAGCGGGAGACTGGCGGCACAGGTCCTGTGTCCTCAGAGCTTCTGTATATGTGCAGAACCCTCACTATCGCCCCTTTCTGAGAAATGACAGACTCCTCAGGAAAGGAGGCTCTATTCTCTAAGGCTCAGCCAAATTGGCAGCTCTTGAAGGCTCACTGGAGGCACAGGGTCATGAGACTTCATGCATGTCAATCTttgctgggaagcagagacaaagaaTTGGGTTTTATCTCTGCTCTCATCCCCAGCAGGACATACAATTAGGAAACATACGCAGCCATCCAGTACACCCAGGAGGCTTCAACACTCATTATACTTCTCGATTACGTGACATTATCTGTCTTCAAAGTTTCCAGAATTGCACTGTCCCCCATCTCTAGTTACTTGGGGTGAACCTGTCAGGAGGCAGGACCGGTCCctgagttcccagaacccactgtgCAGTTCAGCTTCTCCTTGGTGGAACCTGAGTTCCTTGGGGGTGTAGCAGAAATGCGAAGACAAGACCCAAGTTGCATTTCAAGCTGTGGATGTGCTGTGTGAGCTTGTAAAGAAGGTGTGGAAAGTCCAAGAAGGGGCCAAGGAATCCCAGTGGGGCCTCTGGGGACCTGCCTTGTGGGGCTTTCTTCTAGGGCACAAACCTCCCATAGAGATTTGCTGTGAAGTGTAGAGATTCTGAGTTCAGGCCCtcaaaggagggaggaaaagactCCCTCCATGACACCTTCCCCTGGAAAAGTGCCTTTTTATCTATGGAAGGCTCTTATTTGAGATATTGTCTAAGACACTGTCATAGCGTTCagatcttttttttaagaccttacatatttaatacagtgcgttgcccctgtacaaatggaaaaaaattaagttcaacatttctagaacaatattaGCCTTCATATCTTACTTCCGTATTTTTTTTACTTGATATAGAGATGTCAGagtgctattttaaaattttttcaggTCAACCAATCATGGAATTTACAAACTGGCTCCTTATAGCATGCCTTTGCAGGGAAAATTGTCATAACCATCTATTTTTGAGTGCACGCCAGCTCGTGTTCTAGTTCTGCTCATTCTGTGACAAGAATAGCTTCTGGCTACAGGAAAATCTCGGTGCTTTACTGGTCATTCATAAATAACACAAGCTCCTTTTGTTATGTCTCAGGGCATCTGCAAACTGTGCAAATCAAGCAGCTGACATTGAAGAGAAAAGTGGTATAAAGGAAATAGTACATTTGTGGAAGCAGTTATTTTAGGACAAGTTTCAACATTCAATACTGTTTGGTAGCTGTAAAAATGTGTTAAGGAACAACAGTCATGAGTATATGTCATGAGATTTAAGCCAGGTAAGAGAATCACTTAAAATGcacggtttttttttttgtttgttttttgttttgcatcaTGGCAAGTGAACACAGCTTTTCACTGTGGGTTTAACATTCCTCAGGTTTCTGTAAGAAAAGATACaactttttgtctctgtctctgtcttacacacacacacacacacacacacacacacacacacacacacacacacacaccctttctttttGAGAAGCTAGAGATGGAATCTAAGGCTTCATACATGCATGCTAATCAACCATCATTTCATTGAACCACATATCCAACCCCCCAacaaacaatgtgtgtgtgtgtgtgtgtgtgtgtgtgtgtgtgtgtgtgtgattcattacacacacaaactcacacaggtTTTCATCACAAATTTAGAAGACTGTGAGACTGAATAGACTCACTACTCAAGGTTTATAATGGCATGCTGGACCAAGAAACAAGAGATGCTTTGAGTCATTTTCTCCAAAGGCTCATATTGAACAATAGAGATAGTCAGTGACCCCCACTTTCTGTAACAAACAGATCTTGACATGCACTGATGTGAGCTACTGTTCTCAAACTGACTTCCTCTGTAGAGACTTccattttggggggaggggaagagagaaagtggGGGCAGTGGGAGAAAACATATTGTTCCTAGAGGGGATTTTC from Cricetulus griseus strain 17A/GY chromosome 1 unlocalized genomic scaffold, alternate assembly CriGri-PICRH-1.0 chr1_0, whole genome shotgun sequence includes the following:
- the LOC103161777 gene encoding olfactory receptor 2A1/2A42 → MEENHTMVTEFVLLGFCLGPKIHRILFASFSLFYAFTLLGNGAILGIICQNSRLHTPMYFFLSHLAIVDIAYACNTVPQMLVNLLDPAKPISFAGCMTQTFLFLAFAHTECLLLLVMSYDRLVAICHPLRYSSIMGWRDCAGLVITSWACGSLLGMVHMSLILRLPFCGPHEINHFFCEILSVLKLACADTTLNKVVIFAASVFILVGPLCFVLVSYTRILVSVLRMQSAEGRRKAFSTCSSHLCVVGLFFGSAIVMYMAPKSQHPEEQQKILFLIYSFFNPMLNPLIYSLRNAEVKGALRRVLCKETHSQLV